From Candidatus Cybelea sp.:
TCTGGACCTATCCGGCGGAAGAGTGTGCGGCGCAGCTGGGCCGCAGGTGCCCCGGCGACGAGCAGGTCGAACTGGCGACGAGCGTCGGCGGTGTCTGAACCTCGCGATCGGCTGCGCGTCGCAATCGTGCAGACGAAGCCGGCGAAGGGACAGTACGGCGCGAACCTTCGAACTACGAGTGAGGCGTTCGCTCAACTCTGCAGCGATCCGCCCGGCCTAATCGTTCTCCCAGAGGCGGCATTGACCGGCTACTTCCTCGAGGGCGCGGTCTACGATCTCGCGCTCCCGGCAGAACGCTTTGCAGCCGACCTCGCAACGGCGTGGCGCGCGGCCTGCCCGCGGCAGAGCGTCGACATCGTCTGCGGATTCTACGAGAACAAGAGCGGGACGTACTACAACAGCGCGCTGTACCTGCACGTCGAGCCGGAGGGCGAGCGCATCGTGCACGTCCATCGCAAGATGTTCTTGCCCACGTACGGCGTCTTCGACGAGGAGCGATTTCTCTCGCGGGGACGTAAGCTCGGCGTCTTCGCAACGCCGTTCGGCACGATGGCGCTGCTCGTCTGCGAAGATGCCTGCCACGCGATAACGGCCACCCTCGCGGCGGTCAAAGGCGCGCGCATCATCATCGTGCCGAGCGCTTCTCCCGGGCGCGGAATCGAGGCGCCCGGCGAACTCGCGAGCGTCACGCAGTGGCGCGACACGCTGCGGCTCGCCGCGATCGAGCACGGCGTGTACGTGATCTACGCCGGACTCACTGGATTCGAGGGCGGCAAGGGCATGAGCGGCTCGTCCTTCGTCGTCGATCCCCGAGGCCGAGTGCTCGTCGAAGGACCGCCATTCGAAGCGTGCATTCTTCGCGCCGATCTCGACCTGCGCGAAATCGACGTCGCGCGCGCGGGCTTGCCGCTGCTCGGCGACTTGGGCGGCGTACTGCCCGACCTCTTGCTCGACGACGAGCTGCCGCTGCCCGGAGACCGCGGTGCTGCGGGTCGTTGAGGCCCCCGCCGACCGCCTGGAGCCGCCCGGCATCGATCCTGCGGTTGCCGCCGATTGGCTCGTGGCCTTCCTGCGCGACGAGATGCTCGCCCGGCGCGACATTCCGCGCGCGGTCGTCGGCCTCTCAGGCGGAGTCGATTCTGCGGTGACGGCGTTTCTCTGCGCGCGTGCGCTCGGGGCGCGCAACGTGCACGCGATTCGGATGCCGTACCGGACCTCGAGCACCGCAAGCTTGGAGGACGCAGCCCTCGTCGTCGACGCGCTCGGCATCGCCTGTACGACGGTCGACATCAGCGCGGCCGTCGACGGCTACCTGCAGTACGAGCCCGACGCGGATCCGCGACGACGCGGCAACGTCATGGCGCGAACGAGGATGGTCGTGCTTTTCGATCAATCCGCAAAGCACGACGCGCTGCCGATCGGAACCGGAAACAAAACCGAGCGGCTACTGGGATACTTCACCTGGCATGCCGACGATACGCCGCCGCTCAATCCGCTCGGCGACCTCTTTAAGACGCAAGTTTGGGCGCTGGCCCGCTATCTCGGCGTGCCGCAGCCGCTGATCGACAAAGCGCCGAGCGCCGATCTCGAAGCGGATCAGACCGATGAAGCCGACCTCGGCATCAGCTACGCTCGCGCGGACGCCATTTTGGAACGGCTGCTCCGCGGCTACACGAACGCCGAGCTGATCGAGCGGGGTTTCGGGCGCGGTGACGTCGAGCTCGTCCGGCGCCGCGTCGACTCGACGCATTGGAAGCGCCACTTGCCGACCACCGCGATGCTGACCAACACGGCGATCAACGAGTTTTTCCTGCGCCCCGTGGACTACTGATGCGCCGGCCATTTTTTCCGGTGAGCTTGAATCTCGAAGGCCGCAAGTGCGTCGTGATCGGCGCTGTGGACGACCGGGAGGCCGTCGAGAAAACCGCTTCGCTCGAAGAGTGCGGCGCGCAGGTGCAGCGGATCTACGACGCATCGATGCTGCGGGACGAGGATCTGAGCGACGCGTTCTTCGTGATCTCGACCCCGCAGGACGCACGGCTCTCGGCTCGTCTGCGAGCCCTGGCGGATCGCGAGCGCTTTTTACTCTGCTGCATCGATCAGCCGCGTTACGGCTTCGTGGCAATGGCGGCGATCGTCAAGGCCGGTCCAGTGCGCGTTGCGATCTCGACCGCCGGGCTCGCTCCCCGCGTCGGGAAGATCATCAAAAACGCCATGGCTGCGGCGATGGACGCGCGCTTCGCGCGCTTCATCGGGAACTTGGCGCAACGGCGAGAGCGCGCCCACGCCGCACACCCCGCTCCCGATGAGTCGGCGCTGCGGCGCAACGCGATGATCGAAGCAGCGCGCGGTTTTCAGGCCGAGGTTCGTTTCGAGTACCCGCAGTGGTTTGAGCAAGACGATGCCGAACGTTGAGCTCGTTGCGGTCGGCACGGAGCTTCTACTCGGGCAGTTACTCGATACGAACACGCCGTTCATCGCCCAAGCGCTTGCAAGTGCCGGCATCGACGTGCTCGGGACGCAGGCGGTCGGAGATAATCGCGAACGAATCGCTCGCGTGCTGCTCGCGGCGCTCGCGCGCGCCGACGGCGTCGTTACGACCGGCGGTCTCGGGCCCACGACCGACGACCTGACGAAGGAGGCCGTCTGCGACGCGCTGGGTCTCGGGGTCGAGCTGTACGAGCCGGCGCTACGCCAAATGGAGGATTTCTTTGCGAAGATCGGCCGCCCAATGCGCGCCAACAATCGCAAACAGGCGGAGCTCCCGCAAGGCAGCCTCCCGCTGGATAATCCCAACGGGACGGCGCCGGGATTCATCGCGTTTTCGCGCGAGGGAAAGTTCGTCGCCTGCATGCCGGGCGTGCCGGCAGAGATGAAACCGCTGCTGAGCAACGCAGTCGTGCCATTTCTTCGCGACCGACTGCACGCGAGCGAACTCATCGTGACGCGCGTCATTCACACGATCGGCCTTGGCGAGTCGGAGATCGATTATCGCATCGGCGACCTCTTCCGCGCCAGCGAAAACCCGAAGATCGCGGTGCTCGCGCACGACTTTCGGGCCGACGTAAAGATCATGGCCAAGAGTCCGTCGGACGCGCAAGCACGGCAGCTGATCGAGCCGTTGGAGCACGAGATCGAGGAGCGCCTTGCGGGAAGCGTCTTCGGCATCGACGACGAGACGCCGGCGAGCGCGGTACTGCGCGCGCTGCGCGCGCGGGGCGCGCGCCTGGCGCTGGCCGAGTCGTGCACCGGCGGCCGCATCGCTGCGGCTCTGACGAGCGTCCCCGGAGCGTCGGAAAGCTTCATCGGGGCGATCGTCGCGTACGACAACGCCATCAAGGTCTCCGAGCTGGACGTCGCGCCGCTAACGCTCGAACGCTACGGCGCCGTCAGCGAAGAATCGGCGCGCGAGATGGCGGCCGGGGCGCGGCTTCGCCTGCAGGCAGATATTGGGCTCGCCACGACCGGTATCGCCGGGCCGAGCGGCGGAACTCCGCAGAAACCGGTCGGCTCGGTGTGGATCGCGCTGGACGACGTGCGCTCCGCGGCCCGCGCGTGCCGTTTTGCGTTCCATGGCGACCGCGACGCGGTTGTGCGCCGCGCCACCGCGGCGGCGCTGAATCTGCTGTGGCGCCACCTCGAAGGTCAGGAACCGTAGCCGGCGGAGGCGAGCACCGCCTGCGTGGCAACGCCGTCGTCGAAGGTCGGCAGCGCGTTGGGTTTTCCTTCGATCTGCTTGAGGAGTTCGTCGTAGAGCTCCATGAGCAGCGGTACGTTGGGATTGATGCTCGACTGCGCGTCGTACGGTGAGGGTTTGCAGGTAAGCTCGTCGGTGCCGTCGCCGTCGATCGTATAGAGCGTCACGTCGACGAGGTTCGGCCCGCTCGCAACCGCAGTACGGCGCTCCCCGTGTACGGCCAGCGTGTAGCCGTCAACCGCCGCGGTTGCGTCCGCGCAGAGCCTCGCGATCGTGCGATCTCCGTACTCGACGATGGCGGTCGAGCCGTCGTCGACCGTCGAAGTGAAGGTCCCCGCCGCGTCGTGGCGCTGCGGATTGGCCGTTCGCGAGATGCCGGCGCTGCGAACGGGTGCGCGGCCGGCGATCCAGTTCGCTTGATCGATCAGGTGCGAGAGCAGCGCGCCGGCCAACCCGCCGCCGCGCGCGCGCTCGAACCACCAGCTGCGTTCCCGTCGTTCGGCGGCTCGCAGCGTCGTGCGCAGCATCGTAACCTCGATGTTGCGCAGGGCACCGAGGTGGCCGTTGGCGACGAGCTCTTTGATGGCCGCGATCTGCGCGATGAAGCGAAACTCGTGCGAAATGCCGCAGGCGGTCTCGGCCGCGGCCGCGGCATCACGCATCGCGCGCGCCGCTTCTACGCTCGTTGCAAAGGGCTTTTCGCAGAGAACGTGCTTGCAGGCCGCCAGCGATGCGAGAACGTCTTGCGTGTGAGCGAACGGCGGCGAGGCAACGGTCACGAGGTCGAGCTCGCATCCGGCGAGCATCTCTTGGCAGGAGCGGAAGGCGTGCGGGATTCCTTCTTGCTCGGCAACGGCCGCCGCCTTGGACGGTGAGGCGATAGCAACGACCTCAAAATGCGGGTGTAGGCGTAACGCCGGGAGGTGCGCGATCGCGCCGAAGCCGGCTCCAACGATCCCGGTTCGTAACGGTTTCATGCCGTCGATCCCTCCGTTTCAAGGATAGCGAGCTCGAGGATCTCGAGTACGCGCTCGAGTTGCCGCTGCGCGATTACGAGCGGCGGTGAGATGGTTATGACGTCGCCGCAGCGACCGGATTGAAGAAGGATCAGTCCGCGGCGCAGCGCCGCTTTGACGACGGCCGTTGCCTGCGCGCCGTTGCGAAACGCAATGCCGTAGAGCAGCCCGGTGCCGCGAACGTCGACGACGCTCGGGTGAGCGCGCAGCCCTTGCAGACGCGGCCACAGCGCTCGTCCGGCGCGGCGCGCCCTGGCGGGAAGGTCTTGACGTTCGAGCTCGTCGATCGTGGCGATGGCCGCGGCGCAGGCGAGCGGATTCCCGAGATACGTTGATGTGTGCAGTGCCTCGCCGCTCGATTCCGGCCACGCGCTCATGATCTTCGCGCGGCCCGCCGCCGCGCTGATCGGCAAACCGGAGCCCATCGCCTTGCCGATGCAGAGGATGTCGGGAACGACGTTCTCGCGCTCGACCGCAAACCAATCTCCCGTTCTTCCGAAACCGGTGAAGATCTCGTCGA
This genomic window contains:
- a CDS encoding nitrilase-related carbon-nitrogen hydrolase, with amino-acid sequence MSEPRDRLRVAIVQTKPAKGQYGANLRTTSEAFAQLCSDPPGLIVLPEAALTGYFLEGAVYDLALPAERFAADLATAWRAACPRQSVDIVCGFYENKSGTYYNSALYLHVEPEGERIVHVHRKMFLPTYGVFDEERFLSRGRKLGVFATPFGTMALLVCEDACHAITATLAAVKGARIIIVPSASPGRGIEAPGELASVTQWRDTLRLAAIEHGVYVIYAGLTGFEGGKGMSGSSFVVDPRGRVLVEGPPFEACILRADLDLREIDVARAGLPLLGDLGGVLPDLLLDDELPLPGDRGAAGR
- a CDS encoding NAD+ synthase is translated as MLRVVEAPADRLEPPGIDPAVAADWLVAFLRDEMLARRDIPRAVVGLSGGVDSAVTAFLCARALGARNVHAIRMPYRTSSTASLEDAALVVDALGIACTTVDISAAVDGYLQYEPDADPRRRGNVMARTRMVVLFDQSAKHDALPIGTGNKTERLLGYFTWHADDTPPLNPLGDLFKTQVWALARYLGVPQPLIDKAPSADLEADQTDEADLGISYARADAILERLLRGYTNAELIERGFGRGDVELVRRRVDSTHWKRHLPTTAMLTNTAINEFFLRPVDY
- a CDS encoding NAD(P)-dependent oxidoreductase, with the translated sequence MRRPFFPVSLNLEGRKCVVIGAVDDREAVEKTASLEECGAQVQRIYDASMLRDEDLSDAFFVISTPQDARLSARLRALADRERFLLCCIDQPRYGFVAMAAIVKAGPVRVAISTAGLAPRVGKIIKNAMAAAMDARFARFIGNLAQRRERAHAAHPAPDESALRRNAMIEAARGFQAEVRFEYPQWFEQDDAER
- a CDS encoding competence/damage-inducible protein A, which encodes MPNVELVAVGTELLLGQLLDTNTPFIAQALASAGIDVLGTQAVGDNRERIARVLLAALARADGVVTTGGLGPTTDDLTKEAVCDALGLGVELYEPALRQMEDFFAKIGRPMRANNRKQAELPQGSLPLDNPNGTAPGFIAFSREGKFVACMPGVPAEMKPLLSNAVVPFLRDRLHASELIVTRVIHTIGLGESEIDYRIGDLFRASENPKIAVLAHDFRADVKIMAKSPSDAQARQLIEPLEHEIEERLAGSVFGIDDETPASAVLRALRARGARLALAESCTGGRIAAALTSVPGASESFIGAIVAYDNAIKVSELDVAPLTLERYGAVSEESAREMAAGARLRLQADIGLATTGIAGPSGGTPQKPVGSVWIALDDVRSAARACRFAFHGDRDAVVRRATAAALNLLWRHLEGQEP
- a CDS encoding Gfo/Idh/MocA family oxidoreductase; translated protein: MKPLRTGIVGAGFGAIAHLPALRLHPHFEVVAIASPSKAAAVAEQEGIPHAFRSCQEMLAGCELDLVTVASPPFAHTQDVLASLAACKHVLCEKPFATSVEAARAMRDAAAAAETACGISHEFRFIAQIAAIKELVANGHLGALRNIEVTMLRTTLRAAERRERSWWFERARGGGLAGALLSHLIDQANWIAGRAPVRSAGISRTANPQRHDAAGTFTSTVDDGSTAIVEYGDRTIARLCADATAAVDGYTLAVHGERRTAVASGPNLVDVTLYTIDGDGTDELTCKPSPYDAQSSINPNVPLLMELYDELLKQIEGKPNALPTFDDGVATQAVLASAGYGS